A genomic segment from Streptomyces antibioticus encodes:
- a CDS encoding NAD-dependent epimerase/dehydratase family protein encodes MRVLVTGGAGFIGSHVVDALRAGGHEPLVYDVREDPGADVRDPVAVARALAGVDAVCHQAAMVGLGNGVADAAEYVSRNDLGTAVLLAAMVEAGVRRLVLAGSMVVYGEGRYACPRHGVVRPGPRAVADLDAGRFEPTCPRCGADLAPGLAGEDAPADPRNVYATTKLAQEHLAAAWARCTGGSAVSLRYHNVYGPRMPRDTPYAGVASFFRSALARGEAPRVFEDGRQRRDFVHVRDVAAANTAALEAGPGGGALTVFNTGSGEPRTVGEMARALAAAHGGPEPVVTGEYRLGDVRHITADSSRLRAELGWKPAVGFEEGMREFAAAG; translated from the coding sequence TCGGGTCCCATGTAGTCGACGCCCTGCGGGCCGGCGGTCACGAGCCGCTGGTGTACGACGTCCGGGAGGATCCCGGCGCCGATGTGCGCGACCCCGTCGCCGTGGCCCGGGCGCTGGCGGGCGTGGACGCCGTGTGTCACCAGGCGGCGATGGTCGGGCTCGGGAACGGCGTCGCCGACGCGGCGGAGTACGTCTCGCGCAACGACCTCGGCACCGCCGTACTCCTCGCCGCCATGGTCGAGGCGGGCGTGCGGCGTCTGGTGCTGGCCGGGTCGATGGTCGTGTACGGGGAGGGGCGGTACGCGTGTCCCCGGCATGGGGTCGTACGGCCCGGGCCGCGGGCCGTGGCCGATCTCGACGCGGGGCGGTTCGAGCCCACGTGTCCGCGGTGCGGGGCCGACCTCGCACCCGGCCTGGCGGGCGAGGACGCCCCGGCCGATCCACGCAACGTGTACGCCACGACCAAGCTCGCCCAGGAACACCTGGCCGCCGCCTGGGCACGCTGCACGGGCGGTTCGGCGGTGTCGCTGCGCTACCACAACGTGTACGGGCCCCGGATGCCCCGCGACACCCCGTACGCGGGCGTGGCCTCCTTCTTCCGGTCCGCGCTGGCCCGGGGCGAGGCCCCTCGGGTCTTCGAGGACGGGCGGCAGCGCCGGGACTTCGTGCATGTGCGCGACGTGGCGGCCGCCAACACGGCCGCGCTGGAGGCCGGTCCGGGCGGCGGGGCGCTGACCGTGTTCAACACCGGCAGCGGGGAGCCGCGTACCGTCGGCGAGATGGCGCGGGCGCTGGCGGCCGCGCACGGCGGACCGGAGCCCGTCGTCACCGGCGAGTACCGGCTCGGGGACGTCCGCCACATCACCGCCGACTCGTCACGGCTGCGGGCCGAACTGGGGTGGAAGCCGGCGGTCGGCTTCGAGGAGGGCATGCGGGAGTTCGCGGCGGCGGGGTGA
- a CDS encoding sensor histidine kinase, translated as MRDTVLIALYAFAGAAATGLAGAAALRLLRRRSLTASLAVVAAVGVIAMLAGTLAVARAMFLSPHDLTVVTTVVAMAAVVSLATALLLGRRVVARSRELAVAARSFGDSGDFAAPAGHATAELDALSRELAATSARLAESRDRERALETSRRELVAWISHDLRTPLAGLRAMSEALEDGVAADPDRYLRQIRTEVERLDGMVGDLFELSRIHAGTLPLTCSRISLYDLVGDALAGADPLAREYGVRLVGDRVEPVPVEVDGKEMSRVLGNLLVNAIRRTPADGTVAIAAERSPEGVVVSVTDGCGGIPEEDLSRVFDTGWRGTHARTPPAGAGLGLAIVRGIVEAHRGRATVRNIPGGCRFEVLLPTAP; from the coding sequence GTGCGCGACACCGTTCTCATCGCCCTGTACGCCTTCGCGGGGGCGGCGGCCACCGGACTGGCCGGCGCCGCCGCGCTGCGCCTGCTGCGCCGCCGCTCGCTCACCGCCTCCCTCGCCGTCGTGGCGGCGGTCGGCGTGATCGCCATGCTCGCGGGCACGCTCGCCGTCGCCCGGGCGATGTTCCTCTCACCGCACGACCTGACCGTGGTGACCACGGTCGTGGCGATGGCGGCGGTCGTCTCCCTGGCCACCGCACTGCTGTTGGGCCGCAGGGTCGTCGCCCGCAGCCGCGAACTCGCCGTCGCAGCCCGCTCGTTCGGCGACAGCGGCGACTTCGCCGCCCCGGCAGGCCACGCCACCGCCGAACTCGACGCGCTCAGCCGGGAACTGGCGGCGACCAGCGCCAGACTCGCCGAATCCCGCGACCGCGAACGGGCGTTGGAGACCTCACGGCGCGAACTCGTCGCCTGGATCTCGCACGACCTGCGCACCCCGCTGGCCGGACTGCGCGCCATGTCCGAGGCGCTGGAGGACGGCGTGGCCGCCGACCCCGACCGCTATCTGCGGCAGATCCGCACCGAGGTCGAGCGCCTCGACGGCATGGTCGGCGACCTCTTCGAACTCTCCCGCATCCACGCCGGCACCCTCCCGCTGACCTGCTCCCGGATCTCCCTCTACGACCTCGTCGGCGACGCCCTCGCGGGCGCCGACCCGCTCGCCCGCGAGTACGGCGTCCGGCTGGTCGGCGACCGGGTGGAGCCGGTCCCGGTGGAGGTCGACGGCAAGGAGATGAGCCGGGTGCTGGGCAACCTCCTGGTCAACGCGATCCGCCGGACGCCCGCCGACGGCACGGTGGCCATCGCCGCCGAACGCTCCCCGGAGGGCGTGGTGGTGTCGGTGACCGACGGCTGCGGCGGCATCCCCGAGGAGGATCTGTCCCGGGTCTTCGACACCGGCTGGCGCGGCACCCACGCCCGGACCCCGCCGGCGGGCGCGGGCCTGGGCCTCGCCATCGTCCGAGGGATCGTCGAGGCGCACCGCGGGCGGGCCACCGTCCGCAACATCCCGGGCGGCTGCCGTTTCGAGGTGCTGCTGCCGACGGCGCCGTAG